One window from the genome of Salvia miltiorrhiza cultivar Shanhuang (shh) chromosome 7, IMPLAD_Smil_shh, whole genome shotgun sequence encodes:
- the LOC130992962 gene encoding uncharacterized protein LOC130992962, translating to MANLYVRAAPTTDLNRNTEWFTYPGVWSTYILILFFSWLMVLSVFACSPGMAWTVVHLSHFLVTYHFFHWKKGTPFAEDQGIYNRLTWWEQIDSGKQLTRNRKFLTIVPLVLYLIASHTTDYQHPMLFFNTLAVFVLVVAKFPHMHKVRIFGINADQ from the exons ATGGCGAATTTGTACGTTCGGGCGGCGCCGACGACGGATCTGAACCGGAACACAGAATGGTTTACCTACCCCGGTGTCTGGAGCACCTACATCCTTATATTGTTCTTCTCATGGCTTATGGTCCTCTCCGTCTTCGCTTGCTCTCCCGGCATGGCATGGACCGTCGTTCATCTCTCTCATTTCCTT GTCACGTATCACTTTTTTCACTGGAAGAAGGGGACTCCATTTGCAGAAGATCAGGGTATCTACAATAGGTTGACTTGGTGGGAACAAATAGACAGTGGCAAACAACTTACTCGTAATAGGAAGTTCTTGACAATCGTTCCTCTAGTTTT GTACTTGATAGCCTCCCATACAACTGACTATCAACATCCAATGCTCTTCTTCAACACTCTAGCAGTTTTTGTTCTGGTTGTTGCAAAGTTCCCACATATGCATAAAGTTCGCATCTTTGGAATAAACGCCGATCAATGA